The Anolis carolinensis isolate JA03-04 chromosome 2, rAnoCar3.1.pri, whole genome shotgun sequence genome contains the following window.
gatgttgcccaggggacgcctggatgtttttgatgtttttactatccttgtggaaggcttctctcatgtccccaaatgaagctggagctgttagagggagctcatctgcgctttccccgggttggattcaaactggcaacctctaagcaacccaaccttcaagtcatcagtcctgccagcacaagggtttaacccactgcaccattggaggCTCCTATGCACAATGCTGGGAGCATGGGAACACCAAGCATCTAAATGTATGCATTGGCCCATTTTATACCTGGCATGGCTCATGTGCTCATAAAAATACAGCTGAGTAGTGAAGCacatctttttcttccttttctttttgcagcATTCATCATGTTATGAATCATTATGCTGGCTTCATTTCTGCTTGTCAATAGGTGTCAGAGCTAGGCTGTGGACAGATGCAATGAGTGTTCTTCAAAGCTTGCAAATGTTACTTTTTTTACTACAAATTGCAAAATCCCAGAAGCCATGCTAACAgagtaacatttttaaaagtaacgTTTCCTAATTTTGGTGCTATTCAAGCAAGGTCCCGGCAAACAGGACTTCAGCCAATTGATGACCAAATTACGTGTAATTGTATCCATAGTGGGGAATTCAGAAGTCTAATAATAAATCAACCATGCTGCCATTCCCACAGCTTCTTGTCTCAAGCAATTCAATACGTGATGTCTCACATTAGGCAGCTCTTTAGGAGCCATGAGTTATGAGTTATGAGAATATAACATCCTGCTGATAAAATGACTGGGCTTCCATCACGATTCCTGACAGAGGGCGAATCTACCCAGAGATACCTGCTTCAATGCTAGACTTCAAGAGTGACTTCAGAGATAAGGCACTATGGGAAGAGTATCTTTGGAAACTGCTTATGCTTTTTAACAGGCACTGTCCCAAGGTCGTTCAATAGATCTGTGACTCCAAGGAATCCTTTGAAGCTCGGCACTGCAAAGCTACAAAGTCAGCAATGGACAGAGGCAGCATCTACTAAGAAGCATGTGCTGCCTGTTTCTCTTTCCACTTGTTGTTCATCCTTGCAACACCACCTGGGAAGAGAGAGCTTTGATACCACCTTAAATTAGCAATGAAAATGTCAAAACAGGTTTTGGCAGCATAACATCCTTGGGTTTGGGTTTGAACCCAAGTTCAAACCCAAACCCAAAGGGAGAAAATCCATTCTCTCTCTATGCATTTCCACCGCTGATGTAGATAGTAGATACTatttctacaataataataacaacaagtatggatcatcgatgttgcaatcccaggtgacagcaggattgacaaGATGCAACATGGAAAGCTGCCACGATACGAGGATTTAACGATCGAACtggtggttccagtggtgatcggcacactggatgcagtgcctaaagaccttggccagcacttgaaaacaatcaacGTTGACAAAAATTGAAAACAATCAGAgatgacaaaattaccatctgtcagctgcaaaaggccaccatacttggatctgcacacattattcaccgatacatcacatagaatcataaaaacagagttggaagaaacctcatgggccatccagtccaacatcctgccaaaaagcaggaaatcgtattcaaagcacccccaacagatggccatccagcctctgcttaaaagcctccaaaggagcctccaccacactctcggGCAAagacttccactgctgaacagttctcacagtgaggaagttcttcctcatgttcaggtggagtctcctttcctatACTTTGAagccacatcctagtctgcagggcagcagaaaacaagcttgctccctcctccctatgacttcccctcacatatttgtacatggctatcatgtctcctctcagccttctcttctgcaggctaaacatgcccagctctttaagccactcctcacagggcttgttctccagacccttgatcattttagtcaccatcctctggacgttttccagcttgtcaacatctcccttaaattgcagtgcccagaattggacacagtattccaggtgtggtctgaccaaggcagaacagaaggggagcatgacttccctggatctagacactggactcctatttaggcaggccaaaatcccattggcttttttagttcgaatctggggagtggggtgagctcccatccatcagctctagctccccatgcagggacatgagagaagcttcccacaggatggtaaaatatcaaacatccaggcatcccctgggcaacgtccttgcagatggccaattctctcacaccagaagcgacttgcagtttctcaagttactcctgacattaaaaaaaagctCTTTAACAAGTTTATCAGAGTGGTATGCCATAATATGACTGAGCTCACTCAAGCTTGTGTGATGCCTGCTTTTCATTATATGGGTAGGGAATCTTTGATCCTTGGATACTTTGGACCACAGTTGACTACAATTTAGCATCAGAGTTAATGGATGCTACAAACTCCTTTTCTAAAACTGTTACACAACTATGCTGTCATTTATCCATACAGTGACCTGGGATTCATATTCAAGACTTCCTCAAATGTATACAAACAACACAAGCAGCAATGCCCAGTCTCATGGACAAAATTAGTGCTTGAGCAATTTGTAAATAAGCCAAGAACGCAGCTGCATAGGGTACAGTCTTGACACTGCTGATGTGGAAGCAATCACAcactaataataattgtatagaaTTTGGGTACGAATGCCCAAATATGAATCATAAAAATCATCTATATTAATACTTTATACTAAATATTAGTATTAAAACGTATTGTCAGTTGATCCAATGGGATCATTCTTATTGGTTAGTATTCACTGAATACCATGTTTTCACATTGTATGTTCAGTTGTTAAAACTGCTTCCTACTTTCCTGTTAAGGCAATCTACAAACAATAGCCCTCTAACTGGCTCATCTATGGATAGACCTTTTTGTCATGAGTCAAGGGCCTATAGTCTTCTAAAAATCAGTCTCTAAACACCAAAGACCAAAACTCCTGAGCTGTGAAATTTCTGTTCCTGTCCACCAGCTGCCTCAGTGCACGTGCTTCTCTCTTGGACTGTTCAAAACTTGGTATCCACATCTCTCGCAGAGCTGTGTTTTCCGCATTTGGAGCAGAAAAAACAAATGTCTGAGGTTTGGGACAGCTCAAGTGACTCTCTTCTGCATTCCACCTTTTGGGTAGCAATCCctggcaaaacaaaaacaaaacaaatgtaaaCACAACCAAAGTTTTACTAATTGCCTCATTATATTTAAGTTGTACATAGGCATTTCCCCTTCCATTAAAAttgaaaaatatttaatttctcACCCCGGGGGCTTATAATTTATAATACggaacaaactttttttttttgctctccaAGACTAATAAATGAATGATGTTGGGACATCTGATTCTAAGTAGCAATGGCCAGGCTTCAAGCATGTAAGCTGTATTTTTCCAGAACAGTGGTTAACCTCTGGTCCCGagaggtgttttagacttcagctcccagaattcccaacagTTGGCTaaatcgggttgctgtgagttttccaggctgtatggcaatgttccagaagcattctctcctgacggtttgtccacatctatgccaggcatccatACATTGTTTTCAGACAATAAACAATCAGCAAACACCTcgcaacaaaggatccccccaggcaagaagcagccaggctttgaagctgcaatgctattcaatgctaattaaagtggccaattgcaacattcacactttcctcaaatagacaagagttctttctccatccctggacattctacagatatataaataccaCTTgatcagtttccaacagacctcacaacctctgaggatgtctgctgtagatgtgagcgaaaggtcaggaaaagaatgcttctggaacatggccagacagcccggaagactcacagcaacccagtgattccggccattaaagccttcgagaAGACATTTGGCTAAATtggttggggcttctgggaactgaccaaaggttaggaacctcTGTTTTACAACCCCAATATCCAGAAATCAAAACAAAGCACTAAATTAAAGAATGTCTTCAAGTTTTTAAACATAAAAGAACTTCAAGTTGAGAAATTTATTTTGGGAAAGAGAACTAAATAGTTTTCCACATAAACATTTAAACCCAGgtcttttgttgtgttgttgttgttaaataatTGACAGCTAGGTATCCAGATCTAGCTGGACCCCCCAAAAGGAGTTATTTTTGCTAGCTATGTTAGGAAATAACTAAGAACAGACATTGGCCTGAATCTTAGATTGTCCTAGATGGAATAGTCCCATTGACTCACAGCTTATCCAGAAATGAAATAGTCCTTGGAAATTTATACTTTccaaagtttttttgtttttgtttttccttataTATCTTCCTAATCCATGGAGGATAAGTTTCCAGATTTTATATGGATTcacaaaactgtggataatagcagtggtgcaatgggttaaacctttgtgttgCTAAActgctgaaggttggcagttcaaatctgcgagacagggtgagctcccgtctgtcaggcctggctcctgccaacctagcagttcgaaaacatgcaaaagtgggtagataaataggtactgcttcagcaggaaaaggcaaagagacactccaagcaatcttgcagGCCACACAACCAGTGATAACGCAGGCTCCTTGatttgaaaatggagaaagcacCTCCCCAGAGGCAGGGATGGGCACCACCTCCAGAAGCCGgatatgaaaggagaagcctttgcctttgtttgtgtgtctcattctcATTGTATGTGACTGTAAAGGGATTGAATGTTTCCCTATGTCTACTGTAAATGCTGTAACTTGTTCTgagtcccctgggggagaagggcggaatataaataaagtgtattattatctatagcagtggttctcaatctgtgtatccccagatattttggcctacatctcccaaaatcccagccagtttaccacctggggacccacaggttgcgaaccactgatcTATTGCAATTAATGAATTCCAGCACAAGACTACCATAGAATTGTGCAGCGGACttggaaaatgcctagagatgacaGACATTGGTCCCATGGATAGAAGGGTCACATTGTATTCATGGTTTTGTATCTAAATTCTTTCTTCCAGGTTTCTCTTACTCCTTTCCCTTGTACTTTTCCTCATCTTGCTTCCTAGTGATCACGTATCATATCTAGATTCAGGCAACGTTTCAGAAACTGACTTTTACCAATTTTCATGGAGCCTTTTTAAATCATTATTCAGGAGATATAACCAAAGTGCTAAATTACTTCACTTTCACAATATCATTCTAGTTAAGTATTAGGATCGTTTCCTTTTATTGCTAGCATTCCTCTTTTCTTCACTTGGTCTCTGTTGAATTTGGCTTCTGAAAAGGAAAGGCTATGTTTCTTCATAGCTTTTTTTGGATATAACACAAACAGACAGACGTCTCATGTTGAGAACGAGTGGGATAATTTAAACTGACCCGCAGAGTGGAAATTAAAAATCCTTGATCATGCTGGGACCTCTCTGGGAATACTTTGCGAGCGGAAAAACATTGGGttgatctccaaaataaaatcagtttgtACAAATATTATTCTTGCCTGGATTTATCTAAGTATTGATTCACCTTCCAGCAAATAATTCTATGGATCTGTCACTAGGATTCAGACCATGATGTatgataaatgaaaaaaaaattaaataattttgaTTGTTTTTCACCTTGGCTCCCACTCTGGAAGATGGGCAATGCCGAAATCCAAAAACATAACTGAATACattataaataaatcaatattttctttgtgttttgaGGGTGGGGTTCTCTCCATACTCTTCTTTGCTGCTCCAAAATGGCTTGCATTAAAGAGAGGAGTGCACTGAAAAGGGTTATTGATCCATTTCCTCCTGTCCCAATGCTATATGCATAAATAGGGGAAGGTCTGAAAGATCAGAATTTCTGTAAGCTGCCGTGACTGAGAAGCATAGGTTGTTCCAGGGACAACCTATGAACATGTGGCATGTGGgaatttgtaaaaggcaccatgatgtaatgggttgactggaaaggaatGTGTCGGCAGCTGACTGGCTGAGcatgccaggagccagaattctgattggctactgtctctggcttgctgctgacagaaacggttttaactgccattttcaccagagagagtgaagagagcgctgGCTGTTTATTTCTAAGGAaactgaggcatatttaaagactgtttgaaAGGACTTTATTCCCTGTTTTCtaggaattcagagagactgctatatatattgttACTCTGTttaatcttttgaactgaagtaaagttactgttacttgctgcacaagcctgagtgacatttattacactgcaggatatatcaggttcagaaactgtggtaaagcttctatttagcCTTCAGGTGTTGCCCAGTGCCCACATAATGTGAAACAACTGCAAGTGTGTGCTGTGAGGGCAAATCAATATGAAGTCGGGGATGTGTGTAACAAGGGAGCAAGTGAGTGTAGTCTTCCCCTGTGTAGTCAACACTCTGTGTTGATCAGCCTTTCACGACTTGACACCCACAATTCAAGCTCTCTGTGGGATTATATCTCCAACACTTCTGGAGGTCATCCATTTCAAGGAAGGTTGGTGTGGAAAACTGAATATTTGAAAATGCTTTCTGGTAGAGCACACCTGCCTTCCTAGAGAGCTCTCCTTGGTCAGCTCTATTATGGAGTGGCTCCACCCAAAGGTCAACATTTGACAGATCTAGTCTAGGCATCCCATGAGCCTTCTAAAAGATCACAGGCCCTTATAATTACCTTTGCTTGCCGCCTTATGTTTTCCCAAATTCTACTGCATACCATGCACTCAAAGGCATCAATGTAATTGTCCTTCATGATATCTTGCACTCCCCAGGTGCGTTCTTGGATGGCAGCAACCAGTCGTTGGTTGgatacatctcccttcaacttccACTCAAGATAAGCCTCGTACTCCTTGTCATCTTTGTCCAGTGATTTGATGTATTCAGCCAGGTCTTTGGGGTGTGAGAATTTAGTGACTAGAATGGCACTGTTGTTATTTGGAAGCCAGTCTTCAACACCCGGGGAGCCAAAATATACTGGTACGATTCCCAGCTTCAGTGGTCTCCAGAGTTTTTCAGTGATATAATCTTCGCATACAGCATTTTCAAAAGCCAGAACAAATTTGTACTGAGCAAGGATCTTGTAAAAGACATCACTTTCCATAGAGGATGGGTTTCCAAGAGGCTCAGGAAGATCTCTGTTGTGTAAGCAGTCCCCATAGGAGTCTACCTCAATGTGAGCCATCAGCTCCTTTACATAAGTGTCCCGGTCAGAGGGTGGATCACAATCTGATTGGACATACACAAGTGGCGCAAGTGTCTTCCTCAGGCTGTTCTTTTGA
Protein-coding sequences here:
- the fut10 gene encoding alpha-(1,3)-fucosyltransferase 10, producing MNAIRKKRFWASCFCLMAIFFLLVTLQVVVELGKSEKTTPKRSISQNAAFGKEELEKYAHLFEKMPELHSDTERILYQDTYPIILWWSPLTGETGRLGQCGQEACFFTINKTYQHHPMTKAFLFYGTDFSIDSLPLPRRDDHDWALFHEESPKNNYKLFQSPTITLFNHTATFSHHSHLPLTTQYLESIEALKSLKYVVSLPQKNSLRKTLAPLVYVQSDCDPPSDRDTYVKELMAHIEVDSYGDCLHNRDLPEPLGNPSSMESDVFYKILAQYKFVLAFENAVCEDYITEKLWRPLKLGIVPVYFGSPGVEDWLPNNNSAILVTKFSHPKDLAEYIKSLDKDDKEYEAYLEWKLKGDVSNQRLVAAIQERTWGVQDIMKDNYIDAFECMVCSRIWENIRRQAKGLLPKRWNAEESHLSCPKPQTFVFSAPNAENTALREMWIPSFEQSKREARALRQLVDRNRNFTAQEFWSLVFRD